Part of the Lichenicola cladoniae genome is shown below.
GATATCCTCGCTGGCTGATGATTTCTGGATGCATGACGAAGCCGAACAGGCACTCATCGGCAGGAGCTCCCGCCGGTCCTACCGACTGACCCAGAGGGTGGTGGTGCGGCTGGTCGAGGCCACCCCACTCACCGGTGGATTGCTGTTCTCCGTCTCCGGCGACCAGGCAGGCGATCCGGCACCCGGCCAACATACCGAAATTCGGAGCGGATTCCCGGGTCGCCAGGCTCGGGGACGCGGCAAGCTCCGTCCGTGAGTGCACCCGACGGGCGCGTGTCCGGCGGACACGCCTTGAAACTTCTTAAAAGCCGGCTGCCGGGTCCACGTGGGCGCGCGACGCTGCTGTTGTGCGTGGTGTTGGCGTGCGTGCTGGCGGCGTCGGTGCCGGGAAGCGCGCAGACCATTCCGCCGCCGCCTCGCCAGGAGCTCGACACGGCGCTGGCGACCGGGGTGATCCAGACCGCGCTGACGGTGCTGCAGCCCCGTACGCTGGAGCCGCACACGGCGCACCAGCTCACCATCTGGGGCCTGAACGGCCTGACCGCGATCGATCCCGGCCTGACCGTCGAGGATGGGTCGGCCCAGCCGGGCGGGACGGTCCGGCTGCAGACGCCGCAAGGCACGCTGTTCTCGCAGGCAGCACCGGCAGCCGACGACAGTGCCGGCTGGGCGCGACTTGCGGTCGCCATGGCCGCCTCGGCCTGGAGCAACTCGCCGGCGATCCGTGACGTCGGACAGCAGGCGGTGATCCAGAGCTTCTTCGACGAGCTGTTCAACCATCTCGATCCCTACTCACGCTATGTCGCGCCGGCGCCGGCGTCGACCGAGCGGGCCGCCCGCAGCGGGGGGACCGCCAGTGCCGGGCTGACCCTCGCCAGGCAGGGACGCTCAATCGTTGTGGCATCGGTGAATGCCAATGGGCCGGCCTGGAGTGCCGGGATCGCGGTCGGCATGCGGCTGCTGTCGGTCGATGGCAGGTCCGTGCGTGGGCAGCAGCCGGATGCGGTGGCGGCCCTGCTGCAGGGTGATCCCGGGAGCCAGGTCACGCTGGTGCTGGCACCACCGACCGGCCGTGGCCAGACCAGCTATCCGCTTGCGCGGGCCGCAGTACCGCCGGAAACCGTGTTCGCGTTCAGCAACGGCAACATCGTGGTGATGCGGGTCACCGGCTTCTCCGCCGATACCGCCCAGGAGATGAGCCAGTTCCTCGACCAGGCGACACAGGACCAGAGCACCGATCGCAAACCGGACCCGCACCGGCTGCGCGGCCTGATTTTCGACCTGCGCGGCAATCGCGGCGGCCTCCTGCAGCAGGCGGTGACGTCGGTGGCGCTGGTGCTCGATCATGGCATCGCGGTCACCGCGCGCGGGCGCGATCCCCAATCGAACCATGTCTGGGCGGTCCAGGGTGGCGACCTGACATTCGGGGTGCCGATCGTGGTGCTGGTGGACGGACGCACCGCCAGTGCCGCGGAGATCATGGCGGCTGCCCTCTCCGACCATCGGCGCGCGGTGGTGGTCGGAAGCTCGACGCTCGGCAAGGGGCTGGTGCAGACGATCGCGCAGCTGCCCGACGGGGGCGAGCTGTTCGTGACCTGGAGCCGGGTGTTGGCGCCGCTCGGCTGGCCGTTGCAGGGGCTGGGCGTGATCCCGCAGGTCTGCACCAGCCGGGGACAGGCGAAGCTCGATCAGCAATTGCATGACCTGGGCGACGGCACGTTCGACCAACGCGACGCGGTGATCGCCAGCCGTGCCGCCCGCTCGCCGTTGCCGATCGCGCGTATCCTGGAGCTACGCGCTTCGTGCCCTGCGGCGATCGGCAGCGATGCCGACCTCGATGCGGCGCGGACCCTGCTCGAGACGCCCGGCGCTTATCGGGCGGCCCTGGTACCGATGCCCGACGCCCCGGTTGCCGAGGCGGGCGGATCCGCGGGCGGGATCGACAGATGAGCGAAGCGAGGCTGAAGGCGGGGATCTGGGCCAGCGCGGCCCTGCGCCGGGCACATCAGCTCGGCCGCTCCGGCATGGTGCTGCGCAAGGGCGACGCCGACGCCGGCGGCATACTGGTGGTGTTGCGCGATCGCGACGGGCGGATCGTGGTGCTGAGCCAGGCACGCACCCTTGATGGCGACGCCGCGTGGCACCGCGGCACCGGCCCTGCCCCGGTCGATCAGCAGGCGGCGGATATCTATGTCGAACGCCAGGTCGGACGCGATCCCGACCTTTGGGTGCTGGAGATCGACGGCCCCGATCTGACCCCGCCGTTCGAGGCGATCATCGTCTAGAAACCCGGGACGGCCGGAAGCCTTTCGATAGCGTGCCGTCGGCATCGAGACAGATCGGAGTAACGACCATTTCAGACCTTGCCACCTCAGTGCTTCCGCTTCCGCCTTTAGCACCGATCCCGACCGTCGCCCGCTCGGGCACCGCGAACCGCAGCCGTACGGCACGGTCGCAGGCGACGCTGCATCGTCTGTTCGCCCGCAGCCGTGCGATCCGCCGGCTGACGGTCGGCACGCTGGCACGTGTCGAGTTGGCGATCCTCGGCGGTCATAAGCAACGCACCACCATGGACATCATCCGCCGGGTGCGCGGGGAGCGGGAGAGCCTGCTCAGCGGCAACGAGGCGTTCATGATCCACTCGCTGGCACGCACGCAGCGCGCGGTCGGCGGGGTGATGGCGGAAGTGGGCGTATTCCAGGGCTGCTCTGCCAAGCTCATCAGCCTGGGCGCAAAGCCCGATGAGCTGCATCTGTTCGACACGTTCGACGGGCTGCCCGAGCCGGATGGCGCCGAAAAGAAGTCGATGCGCCGAGGCCATTATGCGGCGTCGCTGGAAGCGGTGAAGGCCTACCTGTCGGACCAGCCGAACCTCGTGTTCCACAAGGGCATGTTCACCGGGCACGACGTGTCGTGTGCGGACAGGCGTTTCTCGCTGGTGCATCTCGACGTGGACCTCAAGGAAGGCACGCTGGCCTGCCTGGAGTTCTTCTATCCGCGCATGCTGCCCGGCGGCGTCATTGTCAGCCACGACTATTCGTACCTCGCCGGCGTGCACGAGGCGTTCGACGACTTCCTCGCGGACAAGCCGGAACGGGTGGTGGAGCTGCCGACGTCGCAGGCAATGTTGATCAAGGCGTAAGAAAACCGGGCACCGGCGCGGAGCGTAGAGCCGCGCCGGCCTAACGCGTCAGTGGGTGCCGTGCGGGCCGCCAAGATTAGACGTGATCGACGGGTCATTGGTGTTGCCGTTGGCATTGACGCCGGTATCGGTGCCCGACAGCATGCTCCCGGTCGATGCCGCGTCCTGATGATGCATGGACGGCGTATAGGTGTTGTCGCAGGCAGTGATTCCGAGAAGGCAGACAATACCGATCGTCCCGGCAATAATACTCTTCATCATGGTTGTTCCTTATTCGAATCGGCCCAAGAGTAACCTCAAGCGATGTCTTTATAGAAATGGCAAATGGGCCGGCTGGAACGCAGTCACGCAAAGAGGCGGTGTACGCCTTCCAG
Proteins encoded:
- a CDS encoding TylF/MycF/NovP-related O-methyltransferase, yielding MLPLPPLAPIPTVARSGTANRSRTARSQATLHRLFARSRAIRRLTVGTLARVELAILGGHKQRTTMDIIRRVRGERESLLSGNEAFMIHSLARTQRAVGGVMAEVGVFQGCSAKLISLGAKPDELHLFDTFDGLPEPDGAEKKSMRRGHYAASLEAVKAYLSDQPNLVFHKGMFTGHDVSCADRRFSLVHLDVDLKEGTLACLEFFYPRMLPGGVIVSHDYSYLAGVHEAFDDFLADKPERVVELPTSQAMLIKA
- a CDS encoding S41 family peptidase, with the protein product MSAPDGRVSGGHALKLLKSRLPGPRGRATLLLCVVLACVLAASVPGSAQTIPPPPRQELDTALATGVIQTALTVLQPRTLEPHTAHQLTIWGLNGLTAIDPGLTVEDGSAQPGGTVRLQTPQGTLFSQAAPAADDSAGWARLAVAMAASAWSNSPAIRDVGQQAVIQSFFDELFNHLDPYSRYVAPAPASTERAARSGGTASAGLTLARQGRSIVVASVNANGPAWSAGIAVGMRLLSVDGRSVRGQQPDAVAALLQGDPGSQVTLVLAPPTGRGQTSYPLARAAVPPETVFAFSNGNIVVMRVTGFSADTAQEMSQFLDQATQDQSTDRKPDPHRLRGLIFDLRGNRGGLLQQAVTSVALVLDHGIAVTARGRDPQSNHVWAVQGGDLTFGVPIVVLVDGRTASAAEIMAAALSDHRRAVVVGSSTLGKGLVQTIAQLPDGGELFVTWSRVLAPLGWPLQGLGVIPQVCTSRGQAKLDQQLHDLGDGTFDQRDAVIASRAARSPLPIARILELRASCPAAIGSDADLDAARTLLETPGAYRAALVPMPDAPVAEAGGSAGGIDR
- a CDS encoding DUF1491 family protein, which produces MSEARLKAGIWASAALRRAHQLGRSGMVLRKGDADAGGILVVLRDRDGRIVVLSQARTLDGDAAWHRGTGPAPVDQQAADIYVERQVGRDPDLWVLEIDGPDLTPPFEAIIV